One part of the Pithys albifrons albifrons isolate INPA30051 chromosome 21, PitAlb_v1, whole genome shotgun sequence genome encodes these proteins:
- the TMIGD1 gene encoding transmembrane and immunoglobulin domain-containing protein 1 isoform X2: MAQRHSPPVPCPAPVLAISFLAWAATGLELTVNDHPADFPLPTKPGQAVALSCLVHNSSQAERLVWYRGEGQVGLSDGNRENSSSICIFPVSESDHGVAFTCRLERDRAVQVSVLLDVEFPPQLSGEETLHIEEEKDVTLTCNSKSNPQAQTTWYKDNNSLTLQPGRHELYQTSEVFQLSIRKIQKSDNGTYTCVVESPLGKGTKDFHLVVEDKKPVFPKEAVIAAIVVVTVTVFFGIVARKDILFKCFRKSSETAL, from the exons atggcacagagacacagcccccccgtgccctgcccagctcccgTCCTTGCCATCTCCTTCTTGGCATGGGCAGCCACAG GTTTGGAGCTGACAGTGAATGACCACCCTGCTGACTTCCCCCTGCCCACAAAGCCCGGCCAGGCCGTGGCCCTGTCCTGCCTCGTGCACAACAGCAGCCAGGCCGAGCGGCTGGTGTGGTACCggggagaggggcaggtgggGCTGAGCGACGGGAACagagagaacagcagcagcatctgcataTTCCCCGTCAGCGAGTCTGACCACGGGGTGGCCTTCACGTGCAGGCTGGAGCGGGACAGGGCCGTGCAGGTGTCTGTGCTCCTGGATGTGGAGT TTCCTCCCCAGCTGAGTGGAGAAGAGACCCTCCACATCGAAGAAGAGAAGGATGTTACTCTGACCTGCAACTCCAAATCCAACCCTCAAGCCCAAACAACCTGGTACAAAGACAACAAcagcctgaccctccagccaggtCGCCACGAGCTCTACCAGACCAGTGAGGTCTTTCAACTCTCTatcagaaaaatacagaagtcTGACAATGGGACCTACACCTGTGTGGTGGAATCTCCCTTGGGAAAGGGCACGAAGGATTTCCACCTGGTAGTTGAAG ACAAGAAGCCCGTGTTTCCCAAGGAGGCTGTGATTGCTGCCATCGTGGTGGTCACAGTCACAGTATTTTTTGGAATTGTGGCTCGAAAAGATATATTATTTAAG tgCTTCAGGAAATCCAGTGAAACAGCTCTGTAA
- the TMIGD1 gene encoding transmembrane and immunoglobulin domain-containing protein 1 isoform X1: MAQRHSPPVPCPAPVLAISFLAWAATGLELTVNDHPADFPLPTKPGQAVALSCLVHNSSQAERLVWYRGEGQVGLSDGNRENSSSICIFPVSESDHGVAFTCRLERDRAVQVSVLLDVEFPPQLSGEETLHIEEEKDVTLTCNSKSNPQAQTTWYKDNNSLTLQPGRHELYQTSEVFQLSIRKIQKSDNGTYTCVVESPLGKGTKDFHLVVEDKKPVFPKEAVIAAIVVVTVTVFFGIVARKDILFKCFRKSSETAL, from the exons atggcacagagacacagcccccccgtgccctgcccagctcccgTCCTTGCCATCTCCTTCTTGGCATGGGCAGCCACAG GTTTGGAGCTGACAGTGAATGACCACCCTGCTGACTTCCCCCTGCCCACAAAGCCCGGCCAGGCCGTGGCCCTGTCCTGCCTCGTGCACAACAGCAGCCAGGCCGAGCGGCTGGTGTGGTACCggggagaggggcaggtgggGCTGAGCGACGGGAACagagagaacagcagcagcatctgcataTTCCCCGTCAGCGAGTCTGACCACGGGGTGGCCTTCACGTGCAGGCTGGAGCGGGACAGGGCCGTGCAGGTGTCTGTGCTCCTGGATGTGGAGT TTCCTCCCCAGCTGAGTGGAGAAGAGACCCTCCACATCGAAGAAGAGAAGGATGTTACTCTGACCTGCAACTCCAAATCCAACCCTCAAGCCCAAACAACCTGGTACAAAGACAACAAcagcctgaccctccagccaggtCGCCACGAGCTCTACCAGACCAGTGAGGTCTTTCAACTCTCTatcagaaaaatacagaagtcTGACAATGGGACCTACACCTGTGTGGTGGAATCTCCCTTGGGAAAGGGCACGAAGGATTTCCACCTGGTAGTTGAAG ACAAGAAGCCCGTGTTTCCCAAGGAGGCTGTGATTGCTGCCATCGTGGTGGTCACAGTCACAGTATTTTTTGGAATTGTGGCTCGAAAAGATATATTATTTAAG tgCTTCAGGAAATCCAGTGAAACAGCTCT GTGA